A region from the Methylovorus glucosotrophus genome encodes:
- a CDS encoding PLP-dependent aminotransferase family protein yields the protein MVEKSATLITLNKAAAEPIHLQIYTRFKEAIESGLLNDGDRVPSTRVLASALNVARGTVETAYSMLLGEGIFVSKGQAGSFVHAPFRPAGKATSAPVRPSQASSLSHAGSGPVASGPSHVFLPGSPAYDAFPRKVWSRLASRRMRSLSAHDFSYRDPLGYLPLRQSIATYLRLSRGVVCEPQQVFITVGYQGALDFLSRCLNLRGADVWMEDPGYILATRMLADLGAHLVRVPVDQEGMVVSEGIRMSPKARLAIVTPSHQSPLAMALSWSRRMQLLDWAGSTGAWVIEDDYDGEFRYSGYPLPSLKSLDQYDRVIYAGTFSKTLFPALRLGYLVMPQSLVDSCTEKAQLYPLGSSIGPQLVVNDFIAEGHFSRHLKKMRSLYAERREMTSKVLMDVLGDLIEINAHKNGMHFAARIISQHADQAIADGFNRLGYGIHALSRWTANPGQSAHLPGIHSPHLPGIHSPHNGLIIGFTNIPNARTAELAARQLQTFFT from the coding sequence ATGGTGGAAAAGTCAGCCACATTAATTACGCTGAACAAGGCGGCTGCTGAGCCCATACACCTGCAGATTTACACGCGGTTCAAAGAGGCCATTGAAAGCGGCCTGCTGAATGATGGGGACCGCGTGCCCTCCACCCGGGTGCTGGCGAGCGCGCTTAACGTGGCGCGCGGCACGGTGGAAACGGCGTATTCCATGCTGCTGGGCGAGGGCATTTTTGTTTCGAAGGGGCAGGCGGGTTCGTTTGTGCATGCACCCTTTCGGCCCGCGGGCAAAGCCACCTCTGCGCCTGTGCGGCCCTCTCAGGCTTCCTCTTTATCGCATGCGGGTTCCGGCCCGGTGGCAAGCGGGCCTTCGCATGTCTTTCTCCCTGGCAGCCCGGCGTATGATGCCTTTCCCAGAAAAGTGTGGTCCCGACTGGCTTCAAGACGAATGCGCAGTCTGTCGGCCCATGATTTTTCTTATCGCGATCCCCTGGGTTATTTGCCGCTGCGGCAATCGATAGCCACTTACCTTCGCTTGTCGCGCGGGGTGGTTTGTGAGCCCCAGCAGGTATTTATCACGGTGGGGTATCAGGGCGCGCTGGATTTTCTCTCGCGCTGCCTGAATCTGCGGGGTGCCGATGTCTGGATGGAAGACCCGGGCTATATCCTGGCAACCCGCATGCTGGCCGACCTGGGCGCGCATCTGGTGCGGGTGCCGGTGGATCAGGAGGGCATGGTGGTGTCAGAAGGCATACGCATGTCGCCCAAGGCCCGCCTGGCGATCGTGACGCCATCGCATCAAAGTCCACTCGCCATGGCCTTGTCCTGGTCGCGCCGCATGCAGTTGCTGGATTGGGCAGGCAGCACGGGCGCCTGGGTGATTGAAGACGACTACGACGGCGAGTTTCGTTATTCCGGTTACCCCTTGCCCTCGCTAAAAAGCCTGGATCAATATGACCGCGTGATCTACGCGGGCACCTTCAGTAAAACACTCTTCCCTGCCCTGCGCCTGGGGTATCTGGTGATGCCGCAGAGCCTGGTGGATAGTTGCACCGAGAAAGCCCAGCTCTATCCGCTGGGCAGCTCCATCGGCCCCCAGCTCGTCGTCAACGACTTCATCGCTGAGGGGCATTTTTCACGGCACCTTAAAAAAATGCGGTCTTTGTATGCTGAACGGCGGGAGATGACCAGCAAGGTGTTGATGGATGTACTGGGCGACCTCATTGAAATCAACGCGCACAAGAACGGCATGCACTTCGCCGCCAGGATCATCAGCCAGCATGCGGATCAGGCTATTGCCGACGGCTTCAACCGGCTGGGCTATGGCATACATGCCTTGTCCCGCTGGACAGCCAATCCCGGTCAGTCGGCGCATTTGCCCGGCATACACTCTCCGCATTTGCCCGGCATACACTCTCCGCATAACGGCCTCATCATCGGCTTCACCAATATCCCGAATGCCAGGACGGCGGAGCTTGCCGCGCGGCAGCTGCAAACATTTTTTACCTGA
- a CDS encoding efflux transporter outer membrane subunit, giving the protein MNKHRYPLGIAALMLAGCMNMQPKYERPAAPIPAQWPATADAVQKQATAPAVLGWEQFFTDPDLKKLIRQALENNRDLRVSTLNIEKARAQYQIQRADLFPKINATGSGTNQRTPAAASTTGSTLLTHQYSANLGFSSYELDFFGRVRSLRDQAVYQYLSTEEAKRSAQITLVAEVANAYLTMVADMESLELARQTLRTQRESYDMTKRQLEFGSVTELTLRQAETSVESARADVAKYMTQVDQDRNALVLLVGTSPEVNLDDKRSLQAVSQTATLPDDLPSTVLQNRPDVLEAERDLQGYNANIGAARAAFFPTISLTASAGVASNELGSLFNGSNRAWSFAPQIVLPIFNAGLNKANLKVAEVNRDISVAQYEKAIQTAFKEVSDSLAQRATLEEQLSAQTALVNATERSFTLSRLRFEKGLDNYLTMLDSQRSYYSAQQNLITVRLSDVSNQVTLYKVLGGGAF; this is encoded by the coding sequence ATGAACAAGCATCGTTATCCTCTTGGAATCGCCGCCCTTATGCTGGCGGGTTGCATGAACATGCAGCCCAAATACGAACGGCCAGCGGCGCCGATTCCCGCCCAGTGGCCAGCCACGGCGGATGCCGTGCAGAAGCAGGCCACGGCCCCTGCGGTATTGGGCTGGGAGCAGTTTTTCACCGACCCGGACCTGAAAAAACTGATACGGCAGGCGCTGGAAAACAATCGCGACCTGCGCGTGAGTACCTTGAATATCGAAAAGGCGCGCGCGCAGTATCAGATTCAGCGCGCCGATCTTTTCCCCAAGATCAATGCGACAGGTAGCGGCACCAACCAACGTACGCCAGCGGCAGCATCTACCACTGGCTCCACGTTGCTGACCCATCAGTATTCGGCAAACCTGGGTTTCTCGTCTTATGAGCTGGATTTTTTTGGCCGCGTCCGCAGTCTGCGTGACCAGGCGGTCTACCAGTATCTATCGACCGAAGAAGCCAAGCGTAGCGCCCAAATCACGCTGGTGGCCGAGGTGGCGAATGCCTATCTCACCATGGTGGCGGATATGGAAAGCCTGGAGTTGGCCCGGCAGACCTTGCGCACGCAGCGCGAATCCTACGACATGACCAAGCGCCAGCTGGAATTTGGCAGCGTTACCGAGCTCACCTTGCGGCAAGCTGAAACCAGTGTGGAGTCCGCACGGGCCGATGTCGCCAAATACATGACGCAGGTGGATCAGGACAGAAATGCCTTGGTACTGCTGGTCGGCACTTCTCCCGAGGTCAATCTTGACGACAAGAGGTCACTGCAGGCGGTGTCTCAAACTGCGACCCTCCCTGATGACCTGCCTTCCACCGTGTTGCAAAACCGCCCCGATGTGCTGGAAGCCGAGCGCGATCTTCAAGGCTATAACGCCAATATTGGCGCGGCGCGGGCTGCGTTTTTCCCGACGATTTCGCTCACCGCCAGCGCTGGGGTGGCCAGCAATGAGCTGGGGAGTCTGTTTAACGGGAGCAATCGGGCCTGGAGTTTTGCACCGCAAATCGTGTTGCCCATCTTCAATGCCGGGCTCAATAAAGCCAATCTGAAAGTTGCGGAAGTGAACCGCGATATCAGCGTGGCGCAATACGAAAAAGCCATCCAGACGGCCTTCAAGGAAGTATCTGACTCGCTGGCCCAGCGCGCCACGCTGGAAGAGCAATTGTCCGCCCAGACCGCGCTGGTGAATGCGACGGAAAGAAGCTTCACGCTCTCCCGCCTGCGCTTCGAAAAAGGCCTGGATAATTACCTGACCATGCTGGATTCACAACGCAGCTATTACTCTGCCCAGCAGAATCTCATTACGGTGCGGCTGTCGGATGTGTCCAACCAGGTCACGCTGTACAAGGTGTTAGGGGGCGGAGCGTTCTGA
- a CDS encoding FMN-dependent NADH-azoreductase: MRLMHVDASPKRQLSNSKMLSAYFVETLKKRIPGLTVDYLDLSVETPPHVSGDFAKATYTPAAERTDAMKKTLEYSDQLCARVLMSDLLVFAMPMYNFSMPSSFKAFIDNLVRTNLTYNFHEDGTTTGNLTRQKTLFITARGADLRPGLSPWSHMDALTPALKSPFAFLGVENPWFVDAQPLQFSDQVAREEALKRARSELDAVAQEWVASIARLQ, translated from the coding sequence ATGAGACTGATGCATGTAGACGCGAGCCCCAAGCGCCAGCTTTCCAACTCGAAAATGTTGTCCGCGTATTTTGTGGAAACCCTGAAAAAGCGTATTCCCGGACTGACTGTCGATTACCTTGATTTGTCAGTTGAGACACCGCCGCATGTGAGCGGGGACTTTGCCAAGGCAACGTATACGCCTGCCGCTGAGCGCACCGACGCCATGAAAAAGACCCTGGAATATTCGGACCAGCTCTGTGCGCGTGTATTGATGTCGGACCTGCTGGTATTCGCCATGCCCATGTACAACTTCTCCATGCCATCCAGCTTCAAGGCGTTTATCGACAATCTGGTGCGCACCAACCTCACTTATAACTTTCATGAAGACGGCACCACGACCGGCAATCTCACCCGCCAGAAAACCCTGTTCATCACCGCCAGGGGTGCCGACCTCCGGCCCGGCCTCAGCCCCTGGTCGCATATGGATGCCCTCACCCCGGCATTGAAATCCCCTTTTGCCTTTCTGGGCGTGGAAAATCCCTGGTTTGTTGACGCGCAGCCGCTGCAGTTTTCGGATCAGGTAGCTCGTGAAGAGGCTCTGAAACGTGCCCGCAGCGAGCTTGATGCGGTGGCACAGGAGTGGGTGGCCAGCATCGCCAGGCTGCAGTAA
- a CDS encoding MarR family winged helix-turn-helix transcriptional regulator: MQNKVDNVNYKLSDAHGLFEQLHLLMHVFRAQQFRLIREQALDMTHMEYKALGFFARHPHATLSDLVTHSGRDKAQLARLITDLRKKGLLDAQPDEHDRRSTRLNLSAQGAAIIHGLQEAEHALSAQAVQGLSEEEHQQLLRLLKKVGSNLDKSQE, encoded by the coding sequence ATGCAAAACAAAGTAGACAATGTCAACTATAAGTTGAGCGATGCTCATGGCCTTTTTGAGCAATTGCATCTCCTGATGCATGTGTTTCGCGCACAGCAATTCCGTCTGATTCGTGAACAGGCGCTGGACATGACGCATATGGAATACAAGGCGCTGGGGTTTTTTGCGCGGCATCCCCATGCCACATTGAGCGATCTCGTCACCCACTCGGGACGCGATAAAGCCCAGCTCGCACGGCTGATCACGGACCTTCGCAAAAAAGGCCTGCTGGATGCCCAGCCCGATGAACACGATCGCCGCAGCACCCGGCTTAATCTATCTGCGCAGGGGGCTGCCATCATCCACGGACTGCAGGAAGCCGAGCATGCACTGTCGGCCCAGGCGGTACAGGGCTTGAGCGAAGAAGAGCATCAGCAATTGTTGCGCTTGCTGAAGAAGGTGGGCAGCAATCTCGACAAATCCCAGGAGTAA
- a CDS encoding methyl-accepting chemotaxis protein: MLLSKLFSKKTEYDLELLNLRGQVAAIGKSQGVIEFNLDGTVITANQKFLDILGYTLDEAKGKPHSAFVDAGTRNSGEYKAFWERLRAGQYDAGVYKRIAKSGREVWLQASYNPIFDLSGKPFKVVKYATDITAQQLKTADAAGQLEAIAKAQGVIEFNLDGTVITANQKFLDILGYTLEEAKGKPHSAFVDAETRNSGEYQKFWERLRAGQYDTGMYKRIAKSGREVWLQASYNPIFDLSGKPFKVVKYATDITEQELKHADFSGQLEAISKVQGVIEFNLDGTVITANQKFLDILGYTLEEAKGKPHSAFVDAETRNSGEYTAFWERLRAGQYDAGVYKRIAKSGQEVWLQASYNPILDMNGKPFKVVKYATDITEQELKHADFSGQLAAIAKSQGVIEFNLDSTVLSANQKFLDILGYTLEEAKGKPHSTFVDAETRNSDEYKKLWERLRAGQYDAGVYKRMAKNGREVWLQASYNPIFDLNGIPFKIVKYATDITAQVLSTQAMSRTVEETQAMVATAKTGDLTNRISLDDKTSELRALCEGVNALIDNMAGIITQIKRSSDSISTSANEIATGNNDLSQRTEEQASMLEETASSMEELASTVRQNANNARQANQLVHNASEIAVKGGGVVNEVILTMSGISESSRKIVDIISVIDGIAFQTNILALNAAVEAARAGEHGRGFAVVASEVRNLAQRSASAAKEIAQLITASVAKVKEGSTLVTEAGSTMSDIVASVQSVANIMAEITHASTEQSTGIEQVNVAVSNMDQVTQQNAALVEEAAAAAMSLADQAGILMETVARYKVEAGSALSARPLLAVVGR; the protein is encoded by the coding sequence ATGTTGCTATCAAAACTATTCTCAAAAAAAACAGAATATGACCTCGAGCTATTAAATCTCCGAGGGCAGGTCGCAGCGATTGGCAAATCCCAGGGAGTCATCGAGTTTAATCTGGATGGTACGGTCATTACGGCGAACCAGAAGTTTCTCGATATTCTGGGGTATACGCTGGACGAAGCGAAGGGCAAGCCACACAGCGCCTTTGTCGATGCTGGAACACGCAACAGTGGCGAATACAAAGCATTCTGGGAGCGATTGCGTGCCGGGCAATATGATGCTGGTGTGTACAAACGCATTGCCAAGAGTGGCCGAGAAGTCTGGCTGCAAGCTTCCTACAATCCCATTTTTGATTTGAGTGGCAAACCATTCAAAGTCGTTAAATACGCGACAGACATTACTGCGCAACAATTGAAAACTGCTGACGCGGCCGGTCAATTGGAGGCCATTGCCAAAGCACAGGGTGTCATTGAGTTTAATCTGGATGGGACGGTCATTACGGCCAACCAGAAATTTCTCGATATTCTGGGATATACGCTGGAAGAAGCCAAAGGCAAACCACACAGCGCCTTTGTCGATGCTGAAACACGCAACAGTGGCGAATACCAGAAATTCTGGGAGCGGTTGCGTGCCGGGCAATACGATACCGGGATGTACAAACGCATTGCCAAGAGTGGCCGAGAAGTCTGGCTGCAAGCTTCCTACAATCCCATTTTTGATTTGAGTGGCAAACCATTCAAGGTGGTCAAATATGCGACCGATATCACTGAGCAGGAACTCAAGCATGCTGACTTTTCCGGCCAGCTCGAGGCCATCAGTAAAGTGCAGGGTGTGATTGAATTCAATCTGGATGGTACGGTCATTACGGCGAACCAGAAATTTCTCGATATTCTGGGATATACGCTGGAAGAAGCCAAAGGCAAACCACACAGCGCCTTTGTCGATGCTGAAACACGCAACAGTGGCGAATACACGGCATTCTGGGAGCGATTGCGTGCCGGGCAATATGATGCTGGTGTGTATAAACGCATTGCCAAGAGTGGTCAGGAAGTCTGGCTGCAAGCTTCCTATAACCCCATACTGGATATGAATGGGAAGCCATTCAAAGTCGTTAAATACGCCACAGACATTACTGAGCAGGAACTCAAGCATGCCGACTTCTCAGGACAGCTTGCCGCCATTGCCAAGTCACAAGGCGTCATCGAGTTCAATCTGGATAGTACGGTTCTCAGCGCGAATCAGAAATTTCTCGATATTCTGGGATATACGCTGGAAGAAGCCAAAGGCAAACCACACAGCACCTTTGTCGATGCTGAAACACGCAACAGTGACGAATACAAGAAATTATGGGAGCGCTTGCGTGCCGGGCAATATGATGCCGGTGTTTATAAACGCATGGCCAAAAATGGCAGGGAAGTCTGGTTGCAGGCTTCTTACAATCCTATTTTCGATTTGAACGGAATACCATTCAAGATTGTGAAATATGCGACAGACATTACCGCACAAGTGCTGAGCACTCAGGCAATGAGCCGCACGGTGGAGGAAACCCAGGCGATGGTGGCGACGGCCAAGACGGGGGATCTGACAAACCGGATATCATTAGATGATAAAACCAGTGAGTTACGCGCGCTGTGTGAAGGAGTCAATGCACTGATCGATAATATGGCGGGCATCATTACCCAGATCAAGCGTTCCAGCGATAGCATTTCAACGTCGGCAAATGAAATTGCTACTGGTAATAATGACCTGTCCCAACGCACGGAAGAACAGGCTTCCATGTTGGAAGAGACTGCGTCCAGTATGGAAGAGCTGGCTTCCACCGTGCGACAGAATGCCAATAATGCCAGACAGGCAAATCAGCTCGTACATAATGCTTCCGAGATTGCCGTGAAAGGCGGCGGAGTGGTCAACGAGGTCATACTTACCATGTCCGGCATTAGTGAAAGCTCGAGAAAAATCGTCGATATTATCAGCGTCATTGATGGGATTGCTTTCCAGACTAATATTCTTGCCCTTAATGCGGCGGTAGAGGCCGCGCGTGCCGGAGAACATGGACGGGGCTTTGCTGTCGTGGCAAGTGAAGTGCGCAATCTGGCTCAGCGATCGGCATCGGCGGCCAAAGAGATCGCGCAGCTGATAACCGCTTCTGTAGCAAAGGTTAAGGAAGGATCCACGCTGGTGACAGAAGCCGGTTCAACGATGAGTGATATTGTGGCCTCAGTACAGAGCGTGGCAAATATCATGGCGGAAATTACCCATGCGTCTACGGAGCAAAGCACCGGCATTGAGCAAGTAAATGTAGCCGTCAGCAATATGGATCAGGTGACGCAACAGAATGCAGCCCTGGTGGAGGAGGCAGCTGCTGCAGCCATGTCATTGGCCGATCAGGCGGGTATCCTGATGGAAACTGTCGCGCGATACAAGGTCGAGGCCGGTAGCGCCCTATCTGCCCGCCCCTTGCTGGCAGTGGTGGGGCGATAA
- a CDS encoding siderophore-interacting protein: METLITERVFEKVRFPIEFREVVVSRVEKPTPGFVAVTFAGESLAGFNSFSFDDHIKFIFTNQHGERVRRDYTPRSFSAVDRTLTIEFAMHADGDAAYWAALAKPGDQATIAGPKGSMIIPKDLDWHVLIGDASSLPAIARRLEELPVDAHTIALIQIGQAEDRRQLKRPAGAIIKWPETPAMLHEMLEALAWPEGEGFVWAAGEHSSMLEVRSRLLALGLPKERMKVAAYWKKGARDFHEKI, translated from the coding sequence ATGGAAACATTAATCACTGAGCGCGTATTTGAAAAGGTGCGCTTCCCCATCGAGTTTAGAGAAGTTGTCGTGTCTCGTGTAGAAAAACCCACGCCGGGCTTTGTCGCGGTGACCTTTGCAGGCGAAAGCCTAGCAGGTTTCAACAGCTTTTCGTTTGATGACCACATCAAGTTTATCTTCACCAACCAGCATGGCGAGCGGGTGCGGCGCGACTATACTCCCCGCTCCTTTAGTGCAGTTGACCGTACGCTGACCATCGAGTTTGCCATGCACGCGGATGGCGATGCCGCTTATTGGGCGGCGCTTGCCAAGCCTGGTGATCAGGCGACCATCGCAGGCCCCAAAGGCTCCATGATTATCCCCAAGGATCTTGACTGGCATGTCTTGATAGGGGATGCCTCCAGCCTGCCAGCGATTGCGCGTCGACTGGAGGAACTGCCGGTGGATGCGCATACCATCGCCCTCATTCAAATCGGGCAGGCAGAAGACCGCCGCCAACTCAAACGGCCTGCGGGCGCCATTATCAAATGGCCGGAAACGCCTGCCATGCTGCATGAAATGCTGGAAGCACTGGCTTGGCCAGAGGGCGAGGGCTTTGTCTGGGCCGCGGGGGAACACAGCAGCATGCTTGAGGTGCGCAGCAGACTGCTGGCGCTAGGGCTGCCCAAAGAACGCATGAAAGTAGCTGCCTACTGGAAAAAAGGCGCGCGCGATTTTCACGAGAAAATCTAG